One Pseudomonas rhizophila DNA window includes the following coding sequences:
- a CDS encoding DUF6162 family protein translates to MSNPTTQVIRPAGAGHETLYVLLLCLIIILVAGSVVAWHGETHDVSEVPAHQVDARRDLSAAEQGIYADLRVTLDEIRLLREEQQSLPTPQILAEEGFAPFAQDASSVSRGGHVWQQVENRAYFGASANPSVAGSFLMRIGEASDAAPDIWLNRGNSVAVSSDLDDTALSAAGWKQIVAQFDAGVTRQHRH, encoded by the coding sequence ATGAGCAATCCCACCACCCAAGTGATCCGCCCCGCCGGCGCCGGCCATGAAACCCTGTATGTGTTGCTGCTGTGCCTGATCATCATTCTGGTGGCCGGATCGGTGGTGGCCTGGCACGGCGAAACCCATGACGTCAGCGAGGTGCCTGCCCATCAAGTTGACGCCCGCCGCGATCTCAGCGCTGCCGAGCAAGGCATCTATGCCGACCTGCGGGTGACCCTGGATGAGATCCGTCTGCTACGCGAAGAGCAACAGTCCCTGCCCACCCCGCAAATCCTGGCCGAAGAGGGCTTTGCCCCGTTCGCTCAGGATGCCAGTTCCGTCAGCCGAGGCGGACATGTCTGGCAGCAGGTGGAGAACCGGGCCTACTTCGGCGCCAGTGCAAATCCATCCGTCGCCGGTTCATTTCTGATGCGCATCGGCGAAGCATCCGACGCCGCCCCGGACATCTGGCTCAATCGCGGCAACAGCGTCGCCGTCTCCAGCGATCTGGACGACACCGCTTTGTCCGCCGCCGGCTGGAAGCAGATCGTCGCGCAGTTCGACGCCGGCGTAACCCGCCAGCACCGGCACTGA
- a CDS encoding 2-hydroxychromene-2-carboxylate isomerase: protein MSKSVEFFFDLGSPTTYLAYTQLPTLCAQTNSQLIYRPMLLGGVFKATGNASPVTVPAKGPYLFKDLNRFANRYGVDFKLNPHFPINTLLLMRAVTGMQLHHPERFEAFIDCLFRALWVDGRNLNDSATVAEVLNQGHFDPDHVLALTSNEQVKESLKITTEEAIKRGVFGAPSMFVGDELFFGQDRLDFVREALG, encoded by the coding sequence ATGAGCAAATCCGTGGAGTTTTTCTTCGACCTCGGCAGCCCGACCACCTACCTGGCCTATACCCAACTACCGACCCTGTGCGCGCAAACCAACAGTCAGTTGATCTACCGTCCGATGCTGCTTGGCGGCGTCTTCAAGGCGACCGGCAATGCGTCACCGGTTACCGTGCCGGCCAAGGGGCCTTATCTATTCAAGGATTTGAATCGCTTCGCCAACCGCTACGGCGTTGACTTCAAGCTCAATCCGCACTTCCCGATCAATACGCTGTTACTGATGCGCGCCGTGACCGGCATGCAACTGCACCATCCCGAACGATTCGAGGCCTTCATCGATTGCCTGTTTCGCGCCCTGTGGGTGGACGGCCGCAATCTCAACGACTCGGCAACAGTCGCGGAGGTGTTGAACCAGGGCCATTTTGATCCCGATCATGTGCTGGCCCTGACGAGCAACGAGCAGGTCAAGGAATCACTCAAGATCACCACCGAAGAAGCGATTAAACGGGGCGTGTTCGGCGCCCCGAGCATGTTCGTCGGCGACGAGCTGTTCTTCGGCCAGGATCGGCTGGACTTCGTCCGTGAAGCCCTGGGCTGA
- a CDS encoding LysE family translocator — MTLSLDLLLGFALFALVTSITPGPNNTMLLASGVNFGFNRTIPHMLGITCGFFSLVLAVGLGLGAVFQTYPLLYTVLRYVGATYLLYLAWKIAHSGPVSENRPGDSTPISYWGAAAFQWVNPKAWIMAIGAISTYTPLQGYFFNVVVIAAVFALINLPSVSLWVVCGSLLRNLLRDRRWLRLFNWGMALLLVASLYPLLLESIG, encoded by the coding sequence ATGACCCTTTCGCTTGACCTGTTGCTGGGCTTCGCCCTGTTTGCCCTGGTGACCTCGATCACCCCCGGTCCCAACAACACCATGTTGCTGGCCTCGGGCGTCAATTTCGGTTTCAACCGCACGATTCCTCACATGCTGGGCATCACCTGCGGCTTCTTTTCCCTGGTGCTGGCGGTGGGGCTTGGCCTGGGCGCGGTGTTCCAGACCTACCCTCTGCTCTACACCGTACTGCGCTACGTGGGTGCGACCTACCTGTTGTACCTGGCGTGGAAAATCGCCCACTCCGGGCCGGTCTCTGAAAACCGGCCAGGGGACAGCACGCCCATCAGCTATTGGGGCGCGGCGGCGTTTCAGTGGGTCAATCCCAAGGCCTGGATCATGGCCATCGGCGCCATCAGCACCTACACGCCGCTTCAAGGTTATTTCTTCAATGTGGTGGTTATCGCCGCGGTGTTTGCCCTGATCAACCTGCCGAGCGTAAGCCTGTGGGTGGTGTGCGGCAGCCTGTTACGCAATCTTTTGCGTGATCGTCGCTGGCTGCGCCTGTTCAACTGGGGGATGGCGCTGTTATTGGTCGCCTCGTTGTATCCGTTGCTGCTCGAAAGCATCGGCTAA
- a CDS encoding metal ABC transporter ATP-binding protein, with protein MTVQETLTLQHVGPLIEFDDVSLNLGRTTILDAVAFQVQPGSIHALVGPNGGGKSSLIKTLLGQMPHQGRLSLQWPGEPGVIGYVPQALEFDRGLPMTVDDFMAAMCQRRPAFLGLSKHYVGAIGQALERVGMQDKRKRRMGALSGGERQRVLLAQGLIPAPQLLVLDEPMSALDEAGIQVFEQLLRDWRQAGITVLWIEHDLEAVGRLADRVTGLNRRVLFDGPPRQTLTPERLLTLFSTHPRPNGSAA; from the coding sequence ATGACGGTCCAGGAAACGCTCACCTTGCAACACGTCGGCCCCTTGATCGAGTTCGACGATGTCAGCCTGAACCTGGGCCGCACCACGATTCTCGATGCGGTGGCCTTCCAGGTGCAGCCGGGCAGCATTCATGCGCTGGTGGGTCCGAACGGCGGAGGCAAGAGTTCGCTGATCAAGACCTTGCTCGGGCAGATGCCCCACCAGGGCCGCTTGAGCCTGCAATGGCCGGGTGAGCCCGGTGTCATCGGCTATGTGCCCCAAGCCTTGGAATTCGACCGCGGCCTGCCTATGACCGTGGATGATTTCATGGCAGCGATGTGCCAACGCCGGCCGGCCTTTCTCGGCCTGAGCAAGCATTACGTCGGCGCTATCGGCCAGGCCCTGGAACGGGTCGGCATGCAGGACAAACGCAAGCGTCGCATGGGCGCGCTGTCCGGCGGTGAACGCCAACGGGTGTTGTTGGCCCAGGGGCTGATTCCTGCGCCGCAACTGCTGGTGCTGGATGAACCGATGTCGGCGCTGGACGAGGCCGGCATCCAGGTGTTTGAACAACTGCTGCGAGACTGGCGCCAGGCCGGCATCACGGTGCTGTGGATCGAACATGACCTGGAAGCCGTCGGGCGCCTGGCTGACCGCGTCACCGGCCTGAACCGCCGCGTGCTGTTCGATGGCCCGCCGCGCCAGACCCTGACGCCTGAGCGCTTGCTGACGCTGTTTTCCACCCATCCACGCCCGAACGGGAGCGCCGCCTGA
- a CDS encoding PepSY-associated TM helix domain-containing protein, whose protein sequence is MSKKSRSKLWFLVHSWLALPIWFFVLIVCVTGTLAVVSQEIVWLVNPEMRASKPSDDAALLSYDQVVAAIKQAQPQTQVQSIVRPDESHFALEVGVTYPDGRPDKIYVNPYSGIVQGSAPMFNFRGFTRALHGWWLVPFTNGYSWGWYLVSLLGLPLLASLVTGLVVYKRFWKGFFRPTLRIRHGARIFWGDFHRLSGIWSIWFIAVISITGTWFLIEALLSDNQISISSAPVIPVVSRESVPLSADGTAPSQLNLDRAIEIARQQIPGLETSFVSLPGNAYSHLEIGGRGWYPLMFQTATINPYNGEVAASRLLSDRTALEFVTESMRPLHTGDFGGLWIKLIWFFFGLIMSMMVLSGLLIWTKRTALATANAFKRSQKPSRQARTAPLLQPSIHRESPEGNL, encoded by the coding sequence ATGTCGAAGAAATCCCGCTCCAAACTCTGGTTTCTGGTTCATAGCTGGCTGGCACTGCCCATCTGGTTTTTCGTCCTCATCGTTTGCGTCACCGGCACGCTGGCGGTGGTCAGCCAGGAGATCGTCTGGCTGGTCAATCCCGAGATGCGCGCCAGCAAACCCTCGGACGACGCAGCGCTGCTCAGCTACGACCAGGTCGTCGCCGCCATCAAGCAAGCCCAGCCGCAAACCCAGGTGCAGAGCATCGTACGCCCGGATGAGTCGCATTTTGCCCTGGAGGTCGGCGTGACCTACCCCGACGGGCGCCCCGACAAGATCTACGTCAACCCATACAGCGGCATCGTCCAGGGCTCGGCGCCGATGTTCAATTTCAGAGGTTTTACCCGTGCCCTGCATGGCTGGTGGCTGGTACCGTTCACCAATGGTTACAGCTGGGGATGGTACCTGGTGTCACTCCTCGGCCTGCCGCTGCTGGCATCCCTGGTGACCGGGCTGGTGGTCTACAAGCGTTTCTGGAAGGGTTTTTTCCGTCCGACCCTGCGGATCCGCCACGGCGCACGCATTTTCTGGGGCGATTTCCACAGGCTCAGCGGCATCTGGTCGATCTGGTTCATCGCGGTCATTTCCATTACCGGTACCTGGTTCCTGATCGAGGCGTTGCTGTCGGACAACCAGATTTCCATTTCCAGCGCACCGGTCATTCCGGTGGTATCACGTGAAAGTGTCCCGCTGTCAGCCGACGGTACCGCGCCATCACAACTGAACCTGGACCGCGCGATTGAAATCGCCCGCCAGCAAATCCCTGGCCTGGAAACCAGCTTCGTCAGCCTGCCCGGCAACGCTTACAGCCACTTGGAAATCGGTGGACGCGGTTGGTATCCGCTGATGTTCCAGACCGCCACCATCAATCCCTATAACGGTGAGGTCGCCGCCTCGCGACTGCTGTCGGACCGCACAGCGCTGGAATTCGTCACCGAATCCATGCGCCCATTGCACACCGGGGACTTCGGCGGCCTCTGGATCAAGCTCATCTGGTTCTTCTTCGGTTTGATCATGAGCATGATGGTCCTCAGCGGGCTGCTGATCTGGACCAAACGCACCGCCCTGGCCACCGCGAATGCCTTCAAGCGCAGCCAAAAACCTTCCCGGCAAGCTCGAACTGCGCCGTTGTTGCAGCCGTCCATCCACCGTGAATCGCCGGAGGGCAACCTGTGA
- a CDS encoding metal ABC transporter substrate-binding protein, with protein sequence MSIAFQRRPLLGLLIGLLACLFTPLASAEAAKRLRIGITLHPYYSYVANIVGDKAEVVPLIPAGFNPHAYEPRAEDIKRISGLDVIVLNGVGHDDFADRMIAASETPNVNVIEANENVPLLAATGIAARGAGKVVNPHTFLSISASIAQVNNIARELGKLDPDNAKAYTQNARAYGKRLRQMRAAALAKLTQAPNAELRVATVHAAYDYLLREFGLEVTAVVEPAHGIEPSPSQLKKTIDQLRELDVKVIFSEMDFPSTYVDTIQRESGVKLYPLSHISYGDYSAEKYEKEMTGNLDTVVRAIQESGA encoded by the coding sequence ATGTCTATTGCATTTCAACGCCGCCCTTTGCTGGGCCTGCTGATCGGCCTGCTCGCCTGTCTGTTCACACCACTGGCCAGCGCCGAAGCGGCCAAGCGCCTGCGTATTGGCATCACCCTGCATCCTTATTACAGCTACGTGGCCAACATCGTCGGCGACAAGGCCGAAGTGGTGCCGCTGATCCCGGCCGGCTTCAACCCCCACGCCTACGAACCTCGTGCCGAGGACATCAAGCGCATCAGTGGGCTCGATGTGATCGTGCTCAACGGTGTGGGTCATGACGATTTCGCCGACCGGATGATCGCCGCCAGCGAAACCCCGAACGTGAACGTGATCGAAGCCAATGAAAACGTACCGCTGCTGGCTGCCACCGGGATCGCCGCCCGGGGCGCCGGCAAAGTCGTGAACCCGCATACCTTCCTGTCCATCAGCGCCTCCATTGCCCAGGTCAATAACATCGCCCGGGAGCTGGGCAAGCTTGATCCGGACAACGCCAAGGCATACACCCAGAACGCCCGCGCCTATGGCAAGCGCCTGCGACAAATGCGTGCCGCGGCCCTGGCAAAGTTGACCCAGGCCCCCAATGCCGAGTTGCGGGTCGCCACGGTCCACGCCGCCTACGATTACCTGCTGCGCGAATTCGGCCTGGAGGTCACCGCCGTGGTCGAGCCGGCCCATGGCATCGAGCCAAGCCCGAGCCAGTTGAAGAAGACCATCGACCAACTGCGCGAACTGGACGTGAAAGTGATCTTCTCGGAGATGGACTTTCCGTCCACCTACGTCGACACCATCCAGCGTGAGTCGGGGGTGAAACTGTACCCGCTCTCGCACATTTCCTACGGCGACTACAGCGCCGAGAAGTACGAAAAGGAAATGACCGGCAACCTCGACACCGTGGTCCGGGCCATTCAGGAGTCCGGCGCATGA
- a CDS encoding aminopeptidase P family protein yields MSTEPLTHGLVPQRLARIRQLMNREGIHALLVPSADPHLSEYLPGYWQGRQWLSGFHGSVGTLIVTADFAGVWADSRYWEQATKELEGSGIELVKLIPGQAGPLDWLAEQTPEGAAVAVDGAVMAVASARTLSDKLQARGARLRTDMDLLKEAWSDRPSLPSQPVYAHLPPQATVSRVEKLAKLRETLKERGAQWHFIATLDDIAWLFNLRGADVSFNPVFVSFALISQQQATLFVALDKVDASLRAVLEQDGVTLRDYSEAAAALREVPSGASLQIDPARVTVGLLDNLDSGVKLVEGLNPTTLAKSRKSLADAEHIRRAMEQDGAALCEFFAWLESAWGRERITELTIDEHLTAARTRRPEFVSLSFNTIAAFNANGAMPHYHATEQAHAVIEGDGLLLIDSGGQYLGGTTDITRMVPVGTPTVEQKRDCTRVLKGVIALSRAKFPRGILSPLLDAIARAPIWAEQVDYGHGTGHGVGYFLNVHEGPQVIAYQAAAAPQTAMQAGMITSIEPGTYRPGRWGVRIENLVLNREAGSSEFGDFLEFETLTLCPIDTRCLEPSLLTQDEKDWFNAYHAEVQRRLSPLLEGDALQWLNTRTQAI; encoded by the coding sequence ATGAGTACCGAGCCTTTGACCCATGGACTGGTTCCCCAGCGCCTGGCCCGAATCCGCCAATTGATGAATCGCGAAGGCATTCACGCATTGCTGGTGCCATCGGCCGACCCGCATCTGTCGGAATACCTGCCGGGCTATTGGCAAGGACGGCAATGGCTGTCGGGGTTTCATGGCTCGGTTGGGACTCTGATCGTCACGGCGGACTTCGCGGGCGTCTGGGCGGACAGCCGTTATTGGGAGCAGGCCACCAAGGAGCTTGAAGGCAGCGGTATTGAACTGGTCAAGCTCATTCCCGGTCAGGCTGGCCCGCTGGATTGGCTGGCCGAACAGACGCCTGAAGGCGCAGCGGTGGCGGTTGATGGCGCGGTCATGGCTGTGGCCTCGGCCCGGACCCTGAGCGACAAGCTTCAGGCACGCGGGGCGCGGTTGCGCACCGACATGGATCTGCTCAAGGAGGCCTGGAGCGACCGCCCAAGCCTGCCGAGCCAACCGGTTTATGCCCATCTGCCGCCGCAGGCGACCGTCAGCCGGGTCGAGAAACTCGCCAAGCTGCGGGAAACCCTCAAGGAGCGCGGTGCCCAGTGGCATTTCATCGCCACGCTGGATGACATCGCCTGGCTGTTCAACTTGCGCGGTGCGGATGTGTCGTTCAACCCGGTATTCGTTTCCTTTGCCTTGATCAGCCAGCAACAGGCAACGCTGTTCGTGGCCCTGGATAAGGTCGATGCGTCGCTGCGTGCCGTTCTTGAACAGGACGGCGTGACCCTGCGTGATTACAGCGAAGCGGCGGCCGCATTACGGGAAGTGCCCAGTGGCGCGAGCCTGCAGATCGATCCGGCGCGGGTCACGGTCGGTTTGCTGGATAATCTGGACAGTGGCGTGAAGCTGGTCGAGGGACTCAACCCTACGACGCTGGCCAAGTCTCGCAAAAGCCTGGCCGACGCCGAGCACATTCGTCGGGCCATGGAGCAGGACGGTGCGGCGCTTTGCGAGTTCTTTGCCTGGCTGGAAAGCGCCTGGGGTCGCGAGCGCATTACCGAACTGACCATCGATGAGCACCTGACCGCCGCCCGTACACGCCGGCCGGAATTTGTCTCACTGAGCTTCAATACCATTGCCGCGTTCAACGCCAACGGCGCGATGCCCCATTACCACGCCACGGAGCAAGCCCACGCGGTCATCGAGGGCGATGGCTTGCTGCTGATCGATTCTGGCGGCCAATACCTGGGTGGTACCACCGATATCACCCGTATGGTGCCAGTCGGAACGCCTACCGTGGAGCAGAAGCGGGATTGCACTCGCGTGCTCAAGGGCGTGATTGCCTTGTCTCGCGCCAAATTTCCACGGGGCATTCTGTCGCCCTTGCTGGACGCCATCGCTCGCGCGCCGATCTGGGCCGAGCAGGTGGACTACGGTCATGGCACTGGCCACGGCGTCGGTTACTTTCTCAACGTTCATGAAGGCCCGCAGGTGATTGCCTATCAGGCCGCCGCCGCGCCGCAAACAGCGATGCAGGCGGGCATGATCACCTCTATCGAACCGGGCACTTATCGTCCGGGCCGTTGGGGGGTACGCATCGAGAACCTGGTGTTGAATCGCGAGGCGGGGAGCAGCGAGTTCGGCGACTTCCTCGAGTTCGAAACCCTGACCCTGTGCCCGATCGACACGCGTTGCCTGGAGCCGTCCTTGCTGACCCAGGACGAAAAAGACTGGTTCAACGCCTACCATGCCGAGGTTCAGCGTCGATTGAGCCCGTTGCTAGAAGGCGACGCGCTGCAATGGCTGAACACGCGGACGCAGGCGATCTGA
- a CDS encoding antibiotic biosynthesis monooxygenase, with amino-acid sequence MQSPRNNQSFTQLMEFDIEPQWQQALVTALSEQTERLARGHAGFLSASIQVSEDGRRVLNYLHWQNREAGEAAFQSFERGEQDFWRLIQAHRAKAVTFGSFQVLRNIERSADNALHCQLVG; translated from the coding sequence ATGCAATCACCAAGGAACAATCAGAGTTTTACCCAGTTGATGGAGTTCGACATCGAACCTCAATGGCAACAGGCGCTGGTGACGGCCCTGTCAGAGCAGACCGAGCGGCTGGCCCGGGGGCATGCAGGATTTCTGAGTGCCAGTATCCAGGTCAGCGAGGACGGACGACGGGTTCTCAACTATTTGCATTGGCAAAACCGCGAGGCGGGCGAAGCGGCGTTTCAGAGTTTCGAGCGTGGTGAGCAGGATTTCTGGCGGCTGATCCAGGCCCACAGGGCCAAGGCCGTGACATTCGGCTCGTTCCAGGTGTTGCGCAACATCGAACGCAGTGCCGACAACGCCCTGCATTGCCAGTTGGTCGGTTAA
- a CDS encoding SDR family oxidoreductase produces the protein MNNKKVVLVVGAGDATGGAIAKRFAQEGFVACVTRRSADKLAPLVDSIRAQGGDAHGFACDARKEDEVVALIEQIESQIGPIEAFVFNIGANVPCSILEETARKYFKIWEMACFSGFLNAREVAKRMASRQRGTILFTGATAGLRGASGFAAFAGAKHGIRALAQSMARELGPMNIHVAHVVVDGAIDTDFIRDNFPEKYATKDADGILNPEHIADNYWYLHAQPRDAWTFELDLRPWSERW, from the coding sequence ATGAATAACAAGAAGGTCGTACTGGTTGTTGGCGCAGGCGATGCCACCGGAGGCGCAATAGCCAAACGTTTTGCGCAGGAAGGTTTCGTGGCCTGTGTTACCCGCCGCAGCGCTGACAAACTCGCGCCATTGGTCGATTCAATTCGGGCTCAGGGCGGTGATGCGCATGGTTTTGCCTGTGACGCGCGCAAGGAAGACGAGGTGGTCGCGCTGATCGAGCAAATCGAAAGCCAGATCGGTCCGATTGAAGCCTTTGTATTCAACATCGGCGCCAACGTGCCCTGCAGCATCCTTGAAGAGACCGCGCGCAAATATTTCAAGATTTGGGAGATGGCCTGTTTTTCCGGTTTCCTCAATGCTCGGGAAGTGGCCAAACGCATGGCCTCGCGCCAGCGCGGAACGATTCTGTTCACCGGGGCCACGGCGGGACTGCGCGGGGCTTCAGGGTTCGCCGCCTTCGCAGGGGCCAAACATGGCATTCGCGCATTGGCCCAAAGCATGGCCCGTGAACTGGGGCCGATGAATATTCATGTGGCCCATGTGGTGGTGGACGGCGCCATCGACACCGACTTCATTCGCGATAACTTTCCGGAAAAATATGCAACCAAGGATGCGGACGGCATTCTCAATCCCGAACACATCGCCGACAACTATTGGTATCTGCACGCCCAACCCCGCGACGCCTGGACCTTCGAGCTGGACCTGCGGCCCTGGAGCGAACGCTGGTAA
- a CDS encoding VOC family protein: MGVKAIPEGFHSITPYLGIQKAAEAIEFYKKAFNATEVMRLDMPDGGVGHAELRIGDCPIMLGTPCDQGPLRNPEQSVPVGLHLYVEDVDKAFAQAIAAGGTVISEVKDQFYGDRSGTLKDPFGHVWFLATHKEDLTQEQIEQRAREMFQQQG; this comes from the coding sequence ATGGGTGTCAAAGCCATTCCTGAAGGTTTCCATAGCATCACGCCCTACCTGGGCATTCAAAAAGCCGCTGAAGCCATCGAGTTCTACAAAAAAGCCTTCAATGCCACCGAGGTCATGCGCCTGGACATGCCGGACGGGGGCGTCGGTCATGCCGAGCTGCGGATTGGCGATTGCCCGATCATGCTCGGCACGCCTTGTGATCAAGGGCCGTTGCGTAACCCCGAACAATCAGTGCCGGTAGGCCTGCATCTCTATGTCGAAGATGTGGACAAAGCATTCGCCCAAGCGATTGCCGCTGGTGGCACGGTGATTTCCGAGGTCAAGGATCAGTTCTATGGTGATCGCAGCGGCACCTTGAAAGACCCCTTTGGGCATGTGTGGTTTCTGGCTACGCACAAGGAGGATCTGACTCAGGAACAGATTGAACAGCGGGCCAGGGAGATGTTTCAACAGCAGGGCTGA
- the soxR gene encoding redox-sensitive transcriptional activator SoxR: MTQINVHKELTVGQVAARSGVAVTALHFYESKGLIKSNRNQGNQRRYPREVLRRVALIKVAQGLGIPLAEIGSALKTLPDDRAPTANDWKILSAQWSRELDQRINHLMALRDRLNGCIGCGCLSMEGCPLRNQGDVLGKRGPGAHLLDTP; encoded by the coding sequence ATGACACAGATAAACGTCCACAAGGAACTCACCGTCGGCCAAGTGGCCGCCCGCAGTGGCGTGGCCGTCACCGCCCTGCACTTCTATGAATCCAAGGGGCTGATCAAAAGTAATCGTAACCAGGGCAACCAACGCCGCTATCCACGGGAAGTGTTGCGACGTGTGGCGCTGATCAAGGTCGCCCAAGGCCTTGGCATTCCGTTGGCCGAAATCGGCAGCGCCTTGAAAACCTTGCCCGACGACCGCGCCCCAACGGCGAACGACTGGAAGATCCTCTCAGCCCAGTGGAGCCGCGAGCTGGATCAGCGCATCAACCACTTGATGGCGCTGCGCGATCGACTCAACGGCTGCATCGGTTGCGGCTGCCTGTCGATGGAAGGTTGCCCGCTGCGTAACCAGGGCGATGTGTTGGGCAAGCGCGGGCCGGGAGCGCATCTGCTGGACACGCCGTGA